The uncultured Bacteroides sp. genome has a segment encoding these proteins:
- a CDS encoding pyridoxal phosphate-dependent aminotransferase yields MKKTPIDCKFIDEAINEMHIADLSRATIREVKAIAAKAEELSGVEFIKMEMGVPGLPPSTVGVEAEIKALQNGIASLYPDINGLPELKKEASNFVKAFINIDINPEGCVPVTGSMQGTYASFLVCGQCDEKKDTILFIDPGFPVQKQQLAVMGQKYETFDVYDFRGDKLYNKLESYLCKGNISAIIYSNPNNPSWVCLKEEELKVIGELATKYDIIVLEDLAYFAMDFRTDLSVPYQAPYQPTVAHYTDNYILLISGSKAFSYAGQRIGVTCISDSLYHKAYPGFVKRYGGGTFGTVFIHRVLYALSSGTSHSAQYAMAAMLKAANEGKYNFLKEVSVYGERARKLKNIFLRHGFYIVYDKDLNEPVADGFYFTIGYPGMKSGELMKELMYYGVSAISLVTTGSNQEGLRACTSFIKEHQYYQLEERMQLFEENNPR; encoded by the coding sequence ATGAAAAAAACTCCAATCGATTGCAAATTTATTGATGAAGCAATCAATGAAATGCATATTGCCGACTTATCCAGGGCAACAATTCGTGAAGTAAAAGCTATTGCAGCAAAAGCTGAAGAGCTTTCGGGCGTGGAATTTATTAAAATGGAGATGGGAGTTCCGGGGCTTCCTCCTTCTACTGTGGGAGTAGAAGCTGAAATAAAAGCTTTACAGAATGGAATCGCGAGTTTATATCCTGACATAAACGGACTTCCGGAGTTAAAGAAAGAGGCTTCTAATTTTGTGAAAGCTTTTATTAATATAGATATTAATCCAGAAGGATGTGTTCCGGTTACTGGTTCCATGCAAGGAACTTACGCTTCTTTTCTGGTGTGCGGTCAGTGCGACGAGAAAAAAGACACAATTCTTTTTATTGACCCGGGATTTCCTGTACAAAAGCAGCAACTGGCAGTAATGGGTCAGAAATATGAAACGTTTGATGTATATGATTTCCGTGGAGATAAATTATACAATAAACTGGAAAGCTATCTTTGTAAGGGGAATATTTCGGCTATCATTTATTCTAATCCAAATAATCCTAGCTGGGTGTGCCTTAAAGAAGAAGAGCTAAAAGTTATTGGCGAGCTGGCAACCAAGTATGACATCATTGTTCTGGAAGACCTGGCTTATTTCGCTATGGATTTTCGTACTGATCTGAGTGTTCCATACCAGGCTCCTTACCAACCAACCGTGGCACACTATACAGATAATTACATTTTACTGATCTCGGGATCGAAGGCTTTTAGCTATGCCGGTCAGCGGATTGGTGTGACCTGCATCTCAGATTCATTATATCACAAGGCCTATCCAGGATTTGTAAAACGATATGGAGGAGGAACTTTCGGTACCGTATTTATCCATCGGGTACTATATGCTCTTTCATCGGGAACCAGTCACTCGGCTCAGTATGCTATGGCAGCAATGCTAAAAGCTGCCAACGAAGGGAAATACAATTTCCTGAAAGAAGTAAGTGTATATGGCGAACGTGCCCGCAAATTAAAAAACATCTTTCTGCGTCACGGTTTCTATATTGTGTATGACAAGGATCTGAACGAGCCTGTTGCAGACGGATTTTACTTCACAATAGGTTATCCGGGTATGAAAAGTGGAGAGCTGATGAAAGAATTAATGTATTATGGTGTTAGTGCTATATCACTTGTGACCACTGGTAGCAACCAAGAAGGGCTAAGAGCCTGTACCTCATTCATTAAAGAGCACCAATATTATCAGTTAGAGGAAAGAATGCAATTATTTGAGGAAAATAATCCTAGATAA
- a CDS encoding GNAT family protein → MKPTYLSNEQIYLRAPEPEDIDLMYNMENDPSSWDVSCFTVPYSRYVLKQYIQASQSDIFADKQLRLMMISRESNQVVGTIDLTDFVPMHGRAGVGIAVKNEFRQQGFARQALELLIRYSFDFLHLRQLYAYVSVKNEASRKLFCSCGFAQVGILKDWLRVKNGYEDVFFMQLINLV, encoded by the coding sequence ATGAAACCAACATATCTTAGCAACGAGCAAATTTATCTTCGCGCACCAGAACCCGAAGATATTGATTTAATGTATAACATGGAAAATGATCCATCCTCTTGGGATGTAAGTTGTTTTACTGTGCCCTATTCCCGTTATGTTCTCAAACAATATATTCAAGCTTCACAGAGCGATATTTTTGCCGACAAGCAACTGCGCCTCATGATGATTAGTCGTGAGAGCAATCAGGTGGTTGGAACAATTGATCTAACAGACTTTGTTCCTATGCATGGACGGGCAGGAGTGGGGATTGCGGTGAAAAATGAATTCCGCCAACAAGGTTTTGCCCGCCAAGCATTAGAACTACTTATCAGGTATTCTTTTGATTTTCTGCATTTAAGGCAGCTGTATGCGTATGTGTCTGTTAAGAATGAAGCAAGCCGAAAACTTTTCTGTTCTTGTGGCTTTGCTCAAGTAGGGATTCTGAAAGACTGGCTTCGTGTAAAGAATGGGTACGAAGATGTCTTCTTTATGCAACTAATAAATCTAGTTTAA
- a CDS encoding YqgE/AlgH family protein, which yields MERNQDYFKIVSNNAILSRGKILISEPFLRDSNFGRSVVLLVDHTKEGSMGLIMNKLLPMKLNDVVDEFKYLEDIPLYKGGPMGTDTLFYLHTLKNVKGALPIGGELYLNGDFNDIKRYVLQGNQLEGKIRFFLGYSGWQDGQLNQEIEENTWMIGKGDVPCLMIDEIKNMWKKALGNLGGKYETWSHFPITPSLN from the coding sequence ATGGAAAGGAACCAGGATTACTTCAAAATTGTATCGAACAACGCAATTCTTTCCCGGGGAAAGATTCTTATCTCCGAGCCTTTTTTGCGTGATTCAAATTTTGGTCGTTCGGTTGTCCTTCTTGTTGACCACACAAAAGAAGGATCGATGGGGCTTATTATGAATAAGCTGCTACCTATGAAGCTGAACGACGTGGTGGATGAGTTTAAATACTTAGAAGACATTCCTCTTTACAAAGGAGGGCCGATGGGAACGGACACGCTATTTTATTTACACACACTGAAGAACGTTAAAGGTGCTCTTCCTATTGGAGGAGAACTTTACCTGAACGGTGATTTCAATGATATAAAACGTTACGTACTCCAAGGTAATCAATTGGAAGGTAAAATCCGCTTCTTTCTGGGTTATTCCGGGTGGCAAGACGGACAGCTGAATCAAGAGATTGAAGAGAACACCTGGATGATAGGAAAAGGAGACGTTCCCTGTCTGATGATTGATGAAATCAAAAATATGTGGAAAAAAGCCTTGGGCAATTTAGGCGGGAAATATGAAACCTGGTCACATTTCCCAATCACTCCGTCTTTAAACTAG